TGATGTATGAAGCGAAAAAGAGGAAAGATTGCATGATGGTCGCTTCGAATGAAAAGATAAATATTGGCAAGAATAACACTCGTCATCTCTCTTGACACGGGTGTTTTTTTTGATTGTAAAGGGCATTTACAAAAACTTAATAATTCCTTAAAGAAAAATATACACACTTGACCTTGATTTTAAATTTACGGAAACAATAACTTTCGATATAATCTGTTAGGTGTCATTTATTCAAAGGAGTGAAGAAGTCCCGTATGTTGAAATCAAACAAGTATATCTTCTTTGATCTGTTCGAGCAGCAGATTGCCACTGTGCACAAAGGAACTCATCTTTTCTATGAAATGATAGGAAACTATCAAGATCTAGAAACAAAGGTTAAGGCAATCAAGGCTGTCGAGAAAGAAGGAGACGAGATCGTTCGTCGCATCATGAACGAGTTAAACTCCACTTTTATCACTCCGCTTGAGCGTGAAGACATTCACCAACTCGCTCATACGATGGACTCGATGATCGACTACATTGACGGTGTCGCTGATCGTATGTATTTGTACCAAGTGACTCAACCAGATCCACGTGTACTGGCACAAGCCAATATTTTGGTGAAATGCTCGGCAAAGCTGATCGAGCTGATTCGCACACTGCGCAAGCTGGATCATAAAGTCGTTACACAAATCGCTGGGGAAATTAAAGATTTGGAGCATGAATCTGACTCCAACTACCGCAAAATGGTATCTGATTTGTTGAACTCTCCTGATACCAACCCAATGGAGGCTATCAAACTCAAAGAGATTTACGATAAGCTCGAAGACTGTGCTGACTTCGCTGAGGACGTCTCCAACCTGGTAGAAGGGATCGTGTTAAAGAATGCCTGATCTTTCGCCAGAGTTGCTTATTCTGGTACTCGTCGTCATCATGGCGCTAGCTTTTGACTTTATCAATGGTTTTCACGATACAGCGAATGCAATTGCGACTTCTGTTTCGACGCGTGCATTAAGTCCGAAAACCGCGATTATTATTGCATCCCTGTGTAACTTGCTTGGTGCACTTTCGTATACAGGTGTAGCGAAGACAATCGGGGGAGGCATTACCGATCCATTCAAGCTGGAAAATGGATTGGTCGTCGTTTTGGCCGCGTTGACATCTGCGATTTTGTGGAACCTAATCACCTGGTGGTTCGGAATTCCTAGTTCGTCCTCGCACGCGATTATCGGCGGTGTTGCAGGTGCTGCTTTTGGTGCCGCAGGAAGTGGTGCCATTAACTGGTCAGGCTTCATTAGCATTATCCAAGCGTTGATCGTATCACCGCTTGTTGCCTTTGCTGTTGGTTTTGTCGTGATCAAGCTTGTGTCTTGGTTTGTTCGTAACTCAGCGTACCACAAAACCAATCGAAATTTCCGTTCGAT
This genomic stretch from Brevibacillus sp. DP1.3A harbors:
- a CDS encoding inorganic phosphate transporter, whose product is MPDLSPELLILVLVVIMALAFDFINGFHDTANAIATSVSTRALSPKTAIIIASLCNLLGALSYTGVAKTIGGGITDPFKLENGLVVVLAALTSAILWNLITWWFGIPSSSSHAIIGGVAGAAFGAAGSGAINWSGFISIIQALIVSPLVAFAVGFVVIKLVSWFVRNSAYHKTNRNFRSMQVVSAAWQAFSHGANDAQKTMGVITLALISGGFLIQEPGEFVIPLWVKLSAAIAMALGTAFGGWRIIKTLGGKIMKIKPISGFSADLSSALIITIFTALKLPVSTTHVITSAILGVGASQKLNAVKWGLAGRILVTWVITLPITGLLAAACYVVYDVFL
- a CDS encoding DUF47 domain-containing protein; protein product: MLKSNKYIFFDLFEQQIATVHKGTHLFYEMIGNYQDLETKVKAIKAVEKEGDEIVRRIMNELNSTFITPLEREDIHQLAHTMDSMIDYIDGVADRMYLYQVTQPDPRVLAQANILVKCSAKLIELIRTLRKLDHKVVTQIAGEIKDLEHESDSNYRKMVSDLLNSPDTNPMEAIKLKEIYDKLEDCADFAEDVSNLVEGIVLKNA